A genomic segment from Tuwongella immobilis encodes:
- a CDS encoding Imm6 family immunity protein, with protein sequence MIPQKVWSTTVRGRCAWSLFIGEHGCLGIRFDEASRKRMMLAYEIGWKWVAGEQIANEDLYLILESENEEDCLLIDTSVFPENSPGYWNVALTPIVYVVWWMKYLEGVKSVSTTVYETIADRFETFYQSLVELGLEDLATRILNQIVQMFPTTAPDDLGSPFDRNELLSRLALDISV encoded by the coding sequence ATGATACCTCAAAAGGTTTGGAGTACAACAGTTCGAGGACGATGTGCTTGGTCGCTATTCATTGGAGAGCATGGGTGCCTTGGGATCCGTTTCGATGAAGCATCAAGAAAAAGGATGATGCTTGCATACGAAATAGGATGGAAATGGGTGGCGGGTGAACAAATCGCGAACGAAGACCTATATTTGATATTAGAAAGCGAGAACGAAGAAGACTGTCTTTTAATCGATACGAGCGTATTCCCTGAAAATAGTCCAGGCTATTGGAATGTTGCGCTTACTCCAATCGTTTATGTGGTTTGGTGGATGAAATACCTGGAAGGAGTCAAAAGCGTATCGACCACTGTTTATGAGACGATCGCAGACAGGTTTGAGACATTCTATCAATCTTTAGTTGAACTTGGGCTGGAAGATTTAGCGACTCGAATTCTCAATCAGATCGTTCAGATGTTTCCCACGACAGCCCCAGATGACTTGGGATCACCATTCGACCGAAACGAATTATTGTCTCGATTGGCCTTAGACATCTCCGTTTAG
- a CDS encoding YidC/Oxa1 family insertase periplasmic-domain containing protein, whose amino-acid sequence MQNNRSIFWFMLISLVFVITWQQFLLWMWPPEPPKPKPVVQREAVQLLGSSAMLGKRWVFDLPAADEQAVKDWPTPPIPPSRIPPAELIALGDDPENPFYLRVMLNRRGAGVQQVILTQFDEASRLGKPVKDGEGKRLPLHLIPGVNRPLERKMDDGYVPPTLQPGTVPSDVSLSPASYRVFHYDSPDATQPLDTLGIRDWDLVTKPADPKADTQEVVFQTELKAPHWVKLRKIFTLKRHEYHIGLRLEIERLPGHEGAPKFRYQLAGPIGMPIEGEWYTGTFRNMMVGFVDPDGNASRHFEDAAQIAYKSGTERLVRSQSRLQYAAISTQYFASAITVDDQQAEGQAPNFLEFVRGTLERPGRPLMPGQPELSRPGELDDITVRAISESLGLEKPVQHAFMLYEGPVKVRLLHQMRDSQGNPAVDPALVDRYKDSLNLRTLTDYQMPGPIGSFARTILWTDLLILTTNLMHSILGLFNGIMPTLGLSIIALTILVRGVLFPVSRKQAAGMQRFQEKMAVLAPEVKKLQERFKDDPQRFKEEQMKLYLRNGVNPLVMMGGCLLLIAQMPIIMGLYYCLQESVFFRLSDFLWIENLAAPDMLLWWSEGIPLISQPELRGVGICFGISFYMGPYLNILPIIAMGLMLYQQIKTMPPPTDEQQAAQQSMMKYMMGIMAFLFYKVAAGLALYFIATTIWGLIERRMIKKASTTSPVSVPVNTSGGSTTGELLTNSNSGSTPRPAGPAPIQGKVKKKDKKGKAPQPANRERKPEKPPGFWERLQNWVQEQQDKAKRRGG is encoded by the coding sequence ATGCAGAACAATCGTTCGATTTTTTGGTTCATGCTGATCAGTCTGGTCTTCGTGATCACCTGGCAGCAATTTTTGTTGTGGATGTGGCCGCCCGAGCCGCCCAAACCCAAACCGGTTGTCCAACGGGAAGCAGTCCAACTGTTGGGCAGCTCCGCGATGCTGGGCAAACGCTGGGTATTTGACCTGCCCGCCGCCGACGAGCAAGCGGTCAAGGATTGGCCCACGCCGCCGATTCCCCCCTCACGGATTCCGCCTGCCGAACTGATTGCACTGGGCGACGATCCCGAAAATCCCTTCTATCTGCGCGTGATGCTGAACCGCCGGGGGGCCGGCGTGCAGCAAGTGATTCTCACGCAATTCGACGAAGCCAGTCGATTGGGCAAGCCGGTGAAAGATGGCGAAGGCAAACGATTGCCCCTGCATTTGATTCCCGGCGTCAATCGTCCCTTGGAACGCAAGATGGACGATGGATACGTTCCGCCCACGCTGCAGCCTGGAACCGTGCCCAGCGATGTCAGCCTTTCGCCCGCCTCGTACCGCGTGTTTCATTACGATTCGCCCGATGCCACGCAGCCGCTCGACACCCTGGGCATCCGCGATTGGGATCTCGTAACCAAGCCCGCCGATCCGAAAGCCGACACGCAAGAAGTCGTGTTCCAAACCGAACTGAAAGCACCGCACTGGGTCAAGCTGCGAAAGATTTTTACGCTCAAACGGCATGAATATCATATTGGACTGCGATTGGAGATTGAGCGACTCCCCGGCCACGAAGGTGCCCCGAAATTCCGCTATCAGTTGGCCGGCCCGATTGGCATGCCGATCGAAGGCGAATGGTACACCGGCACGTTCCGCAACATGATGGTCGGATTCGTCGATCCCGATGGGAACGCCTCACGACACTTTGAAGATGCGGCCCAAATTGCCTACAAATCGGGCACCGAACGATTGGTCCGCTCGCAAAGTCGGCTGCAATACGCCGCCATTTCGACCCAGTATTTCGCATCTGCCATCACCGTCGACGATCAACAAGCGGAAGGGCAAGCCCCCAACTTCCTGGAATTCGTGCGGGGAACGCTCGAACGCCCCGGTCGGCCGTTGATGCCCGGTCAACCCGAACTCTCTCGGCCTGGCGAACTCGATGATATCACGGTACGCGCGATTTCCGAGTCGCTCGGACTCGAGAAGCCCGTCCAACATGCCTTCATGCTGTACGAAGGCCCGGTGAAGGTCCGATTGTTGCACCAAATGCGCGATTCGCAAGGGAATCCGGCGGTCGATCCCGCGCTGGTGGATCGTTACAAAGATTCGCTGAATCTCCGCACGCTGACGGACTATCAGATGCCCGGCCCGATCGGCAGTTTTGCCCGCACGATTCTCTGGACCGATCTGCTGATCCTCACGACGAACCTGATGCACAGCATTTTGGGACTGTTCAACGGGATTATGCCGACCTTGGGCTTGAGCATTATCGCACTGACGATCCTCGTTCGCGGGGTGCTCTTCCCGGTTAGCCGCAAGCAAGCCGCCGGGATGCAACGCTTCCAAGAAAAGATGGCAGTTCTTGCCCCGGAAGTGAAAAAACTCCAAGAACGCTTCAAGGATGATCCCCAACGCTTCAAAGAAGAACAGATGAAACTGTATCTTCGCAACGGTGTCAATCCGTTGGTGATGATGGGCGGATGTCTGTTGCTGATCGCTCAGATGCCGATCATCATGGGATTGTACTACTGTCTGCAAGAAAGCGTCTTCTTCCGACTCTCGGATTTCCTGTGGATCGAAAATCTCGCTGCCCCGGACATGCTCTTGTGGTGGTCCGAAGGAATTCCGCTCATCAGTCAGCCTGAGCTGCGTGGTGTCGGCATCTGCTTTGGCATCAGCTTCTACATGGGGCCGTATCTGAACATTCTCCCGATCATCGCCATGGGGTTGATGCTGTATCAACAGATCAAGACCATGCCGCCGCCAACGGATGAGCAACAAGCGGCCCAGCAATCGATGATGAAGTATATGATGGGGATCATGGCGTTCCTCTTCTATAAAGTGGCGGCGGGATTGGCCTTGTACTTCATTGCCACCACGATTTGGGGCCTGATCGAACGTCGGATGATTAAGAAAGCATCGACGACGTCCCCGGTCTCGGTGCCGGTCAATACCTCAGGCGGCAGCACCACCGGCGAGTTGCTCACCAACTCGAATTCCGGCTCCACGCCCCGCCCCGCTGGACCGGCTCCGATTCAAGGCAAGGTCAAGAAGAAAGACAAGAAAGGCAAGGCTCCGCAACCGGCGAACCGCGAACGCAAACCGGAAAAGCCCCCCGGCTTCTGGGAGCGTTTGCAGAACTGGGTGCAAGAGCAACAAGATAAAGCCAAGCGACGTGGAGGTTAA
- a CDS encoding tRNA modification GTPase, translating into MIPHPDDTIVALATARGPGGRAILRITGPKAFDLASTVFQGHTPLAPRQMVPGILNLPSFSSPIPATCCGNRAPATYTGQDLVELHLLSSPPILDELTTALLNQGARSAQPGEFSLRGFLNGKRDLVQSEAVAAVIDARSTDELQQALSQLAGGVTSPLAGLREDLLNLLADLEAGLDFVDEDIEFVDHTQQLHRIAKAMAQVTLVQKKLADRTLSTDRFRVVFAGAPNAGKSSLFNALIGQNHAIVSEEAGTTRDYLVQPLTVDSEITVDLIDTAGRQDAETVIESAAQAHAMEQSRAAELVLWCVDRSELLTARPPADLEGRTTLPIATKCDEVDFVPAGWIATSAHTGTGLDRIRLEIADHARSYQSTGLTPSQSRCRHHVEICLSHLRKAHSLVLFEDPTELIALELRLALEQLGELVGAVYTEDLLDRIFSRFCIGK; encoded by the coding sequence ATGATCCCGCATCCGGACGATACGATTGTTGCCCTTGCCACCGCTCGAGGCCCAGGTGGACGGGCGATTCTCCGAATCACCGGACCCAAGGCGTTCGATCTCGCATCGACGGTATTTCAGGGCCACACACCACTTGCTCCCCGGCAAATGGTGCCTGGAATCCTCAACCTTCCGAGTTTTTCCAGCCCGATTCCCGCCACCTGCTGTGGGAATCGGGCCCCCGCCACCTACACGGGACAAGACTTGGTGGAGCTGCACCTTCTCAGCAGTCCACCGATTCTCGACGAACTCACCACCGCGCTGCTCAACCAGGGTGCCCGATCGGCCCAACCGGGTGAGTTTTCATTACGCGGATTCTTGAACGGCAAACGCGATTTGGTTCAATCCGAAGCCGTCGCTGCTGTCATCGACGCCCGATCGACCGACGAACTCCAACAAGCCTTGAGCCAACTTGCTGGCGGTGTCACCTCCCCTCTCGCAGGTCTGCGCGAAGATCTGCTCAACCTGTTGGCGGATCTGGAGGCCGGACTCGATTTCGTCGATGAAGACATCGAGTTTGTCGATCACACGCAGCAGCTGCATCGCATCGCCAAGGCAATGGCCCAGGTCACGCTGGTTCAGAAGAAACTTGCGGATCGCACCCTGTCCACCGATCGCTTCCGCGTCGTCTTCGCAGGTGCCCCCAACGCAGGCAAAAGCAGCCTGTTCAATGCCCTCATCGGCCAAAATCACGCGATTGTCAGCGAAGAAGCCGGCACGACCCGCGATTACCTCGTTCAGCCGTTGACCGTCGATTCGGAAATCACCGTCGATCTGATCGATACCGCAGGCCGCCAAGACGCAGAAACCGTCATCGAATCCGCCGCCCAAGCCCATGCGATGGAACAATCCCGTGCTGCGGAACTCGTGTTGTGGTGCGTTGATCGGTCAGAACTGCTCACCGCTCGCCCGCCCGCCGATTTAGAGGGCCGCACGACACTTCCGATCGCAACCAAATGCGACGAAGTCGATTTTGTGCCCGCCGGCTGGATTGCCACCAGCGCACACACCGGCACCGGTCTGGACCGCATCCGCCTCGAGATCGCCGACCACGCCCGAAGCTACCAATCGACCGGATTAACACCCAGCCAGAGCCGATGCCGACACCACGTCGAAATCTGCTTATCCCACCTCCGCAAAGCCCATTCGCTGGTTTTATTCGAAGATCCAACGGAACTCATCGCGCTCGAACTCCGCCTCGCCTTGGAACAACTCGGCGAACTCGTCGGAGCCGTCTACACCGAAGACCTCCTCGACCGCATTTTCAGCCGCTTCTGCATCGGCAAGTGA